A genomic segment from Lineus longissimus chromosome 15, tnLinLong1.2, whole genome shotgun sequence encodes:
- the LOC135499787 gene encoding FMRFamide peptide receptor frpr-18-like, protein MAVHLTDNDVFNSSRDTFYEGLHLNQLSRYTWLAVAPIIIFLGTVGNILTFVVLRRPSLRSSTTCFFLRALAMTDLLTLDIAAASIMVTRAISSNMVLSDFQCRVQFVVIPITTDTSCWILVAVTAERFIAVWKPLHARQICTVKKARAVVAGIVMVLLAINLPMVFFLHLDSNGMCRPYDKHSYFAEEVFPWVDLTIFSFAPFTLISTLNIAICAMIYLRTQTSLFRHQSVSADHKNNSLTKDASFSSVTRMLVVVDIAFLVTTSPTVLFNLWIPDWVSSKDPSLMSLLSLGRAACNLIMFMNNMLNFYLYILTGSKFRMELIALLHDIRTSLVRCKCI, encoded by the coding sequence ATGGCGGTCCACTTAACCGATAACGATGTTTTCAACTCCAGTCGGGACACATTTTACGAAGGCTTGCATTTGAACCAATTGTCGAGGTATACCTGGTTAGCAGTAGCTCCTATTATCATTTTCTTGGGGACAGTCGGTAATATTTTAACATTTGTGGTCCTGAGGCGCCCAAGTCTTCGATCGTCGACAACGTGTTTCTTTCTGCGAGCGTTAGCCATGACGGATTTATTAACATTGGACATCGCCGCTGCATCAATAATGGTGACTAGGGCCATTTCCAGTAACATGGTACTATCGGACTTTCAATGTCGTGTGCAATTCGTGGTGATTCCTATCACCACAGATACGTCATGCTGGATCCTAGTTGCGGTGACTGCGGAAAGATTCATAGCAGTCTGGAAGCCGCTGCATGCAAGGCAAATATGCACTGTAAAGAAAGCAAGGGCGGTAGTCGCAGGAATTGTCATGGTACTTTTAGCAATAAACTTGCCAATGGTATTCTTCCTACACCTCGACTCTAATGGGATGTGTCGGCCCTATGACAAACATAGCTACTTTGCCGAAGAGGTTTTTCCTTGGGTCGACCTCACTATATTTAGTTTTGCACCTTTTACCCTCATTTCAACACTCAATATCGCTATTTGTGCCATGATATACTTGAGAACGCAAACCTCATTGTTTCGTCATCAGTCGGTGTCGGCGGATCATAAAAACAACTCATTGACAAAAGATGCTTCGTTTTCGTCAGTTACCAGAATGTTAGTGGTTGTTGATATAGCTTTCCTGGTGACAACTTCACCTACTGTCCTCTTCAATTTATGGATACCAGACTGGGTGAGTTCAAAAGATCCCTCCCTAATGTCATTGCTCTCACTTGGACGCGCAGCGTGCAATCTAATTATGTTCATGAATAATATGCTGAATTTCTACCTTTACATTCTGACGGGGTCAAAGTTTCGGATGGAGCTTATTGCGTTATTGCACGATATTAGAACGTCACTTGTTCGTTGTAAGTGCATTTGA
- the LOC135499788 gene encoding uncharacterized protein LOC135499788: MKLVLCLIVAAVFALVVVSADEPDSFSDFAENLDAFDFPEELEKRHNEDEFGGCNASGNKVKISKSGKVTEKACVGEWSSWTRCRPWRKVSKRVTCKVEDKKTKKCKELDEEERPCKR; the protein is encoded by the exons ATGAAGTTGGTGCTTTGTCTTATCGTTGCGGCAGTGTTTGCACTAGTCGTTGTCTCTGCCGACGAGCCGGATTCCTTTTCTGATTTTGCCGAAAATCTAGATGCATTCGATTTCCCTGAAGAGCTGGAAAAACGAC ATAACGAAGACGAGTTCGGCGGCTGTAACGCAAGCGGCAACAAAGTCAAGATTTCAAAGTCAGGCAAAGTCACCGAGAAGGCCTGCGTTGGAG agtGGTCATCCTGGACCCGGTGCCGACCGTGGAGGAAGGTCTCTAAGAGGGTGACGTGTAAGGTCGAGGACAAGAAGACGAAAAAATGCAAGGAGCTTGATGAGGAGGAGCGTCCCTGCAAGCGTTAA
- the LOC135499851 gene encoding uncharacterized protein LOC135499851 isoform X1: MKLTLCLIFAGFYTLVAASADEETLGPFHFSEELDKREGDQEEFGGCNASGNKVKITKDNEVIEKACVGEWSEWTRCRPWRKVSKRATCKLQDKQTGKCKAVTEEERPCKH, encoded by the exons ATGAAGCTGACTCTTTGTCTCATTTTTGCGGGGTTCTACACACTGGTTGCCGCTTCAGCTGACGAGGAAACGTTagggccttttcatttttccgAGGAGCTGGATAAGCGAG AAGGCGACCAGGAAGAATTCGGTGGCTGCAATGCCAGTGGTAATAAAGTCAAAATTACTAAGGACAATGAGGTCATTGAGAAAGCTTGTGTCGGAG AATGGTCGGAATGGACCCGATGCCGACCGTGGAGAAAGGTATCCAAGCGCGCCACCTGTAAGCTCCAGGACAAACAGACGGGGAAATGCAAGGCTGTTACCGAAGAAGAGCGCCCCTGCAAGCACTAG
- the LOC135499851 gene encoding uncharacterized protein LOC135499851 isoform X2, with protein sequence MKLTLCLIFAGFYTLVAASADEETLGPFHFSEELDKRGDQEEFGGCNASGNKVKITKDNEVIEKACVGEWSEWTRCRPWRKVSKRATCKLQDKQTGKCKAVTEEERPCKH encoded by the exons ATGAAGCTGACTCTTTGTCTCATTTTTGCGGGGTTCTACACACTGGTTGCCGCTTCAGCTGACGAGGAAACGTTagggccttttcatttttccgAGGAGCTGGATAAGCGAG GCGACCAGGAAGAATTCGGTGGCTGCAATGCCAGTGGTAATAAAGTCAAAATTACTAAGGACAATGAGGTCATTGAGAAAGCTTGTGTCGGAG AATGGTCGGAATGGACCCGATGCCGACCGTGGAGAAAGGTATCCAAGCGCGCCACCTGTAAGCTCCAGGACAAACAGACGGGGAAATGCAAGGCTGTTACCGAAGAAGAGCGCCCCTGCAAGCACTAG
- the LOC135499822 gene encoding uncharacterized protein LOC135499822 isoform X2 yields the protein MREKESIGLPAVETSGKELDGDPPPLPSEDMPALPLHKRQDFWAWIGNLLFFLGLAGAIWGIGNAKGWYAPSGYAHNESETSQQRFLKEPITPEPGVRGRDGVGASGRWYYWRLKPEDQNIYTHLFVWMSYVAHQLFAWTALYLAQYFKNLPSATGPRFSTNLEWYNWMGIAINIGFHLLHLLQTHTTYDALAADVAISSSQCSVIMLIIYIFIIEYRDRGYAFGWPSQYDTGCATKVRLTYGPMYLVRKYHGYAFSWGAIYTFWYHPMENTWGHVLGFAHTYMILVQGSLVFTKMHLNKYWRFILETWVTLHGSLVAYQTGGPDHVIWPMFCFGFSTMVVVTQIFTLPFWRKIPVWVRPFPALILLAVIIYCYSWIPDAQGRYFVGMIEVIFIPALLLLAPLAIWFLLWLYLKVEEKCKNRNTDSQKPKRNLASSILFFLCSITILSSCTVIGFLIQYFDTKMTLPTMMPILSFAYSIIVSIQLIVSKQMFPCTDIMPRKVAPADYDVSDEKEKET from the exons ATGCGAG AAAAAGAGAGCATAGGCCTGCCCGCAGTTGAGACATCAGGCAAGGAGCTAGACGGGGATCCACCTCCCTTACCGTCAGAAGACATGCCG GCGTTACCCCTCCACAAACGACAAGATTTCTGGGCATGGATAGGCAACTTGTTGTTTTTCCTTGGGCTAGCGGGCGCCATCTGGGGGATCGGCAATGCAAAAGGCTGGTATGCACCATCCGGGTATGCCCACAATGAAAGTGAGACGTCACAGCAGCGCTTCCTCAAAGAACCAATTACCCCGGAACCGGGAGTCAGGGGCAG GGATGGTGTCGGGGCTTCCGGAAGGTGGTACTACTGGCGACTCAAGCCTGAAGACCAGAACATCTACACCCATCTGTTCGTGTGGATGTCGTACGTTGCCCACCAGCTCTTTGCTTGGACTGCGTTATATTTGGCTCAGTATTTCAAG AACTTGCCCTCGGCTACTGGACCGCGATTTAGTACAAACCTTGAGTGGTATAACTGGATGGGTATTGCCATCAACATTGGCTTTCACCTCCTTCACCTCCTACAAACTCACACGACATACGATGCACTGGCTGCTGATGTCGCTATCAGTAGTTCTCAAT GCTCAGTTATAATGCTCATCATCTACATATTCATAATAGAATATCGCGACAGAGGCTATGCCTTCGGCTGGCCCTCCCAATACGACACTGGTTGCGCAACTAAGGTCCGGTTGACTTACGGTCCGATGTACCTTgtccgcaagtaccacggctaTGCATTCAGCTGGGGAGCCATTTATACGTTCTGGTACCATCCCATGGAAAATACTTGGGGACACGTCCTAGGTTTTGCGCACACCTACATGATTCTAGTTCAAG GAAGTTTGGTGTTTACGAAGATGCACCTGAACAAGTACTGGCGCTTCATCCTGGAGACCTGGGTGACCTTGCACGGGTCGTTGGTGGCCTACCAGACTGGCGGCCCAGATCATGTCATCTGGCCCATGTTTTGCTTCGGCTTTTCCACAATGGTTGTAGTTACTCAG ATCTTCACCTTGCCGTTCTGGCGAAAGATTCCCGTATGGGTACGTCCTTTCCCAGCACTTATACTGCTGGCCGTCATCATCTATTGCTACAGCTGGATCCCCGACGCACAAGGAAGATACTTTGTCGGGATGATTGAGGTCATATTCATCCCTGCCCTACTCCTCCTGGCTCCACTTGCAATATGGTTCCTACTCTGGCTGTATCTAAAAGTGGAAGAGAAATGTAAAAACAGGAATACAGACTCTCAGAAGCCGAAACGAAATCTAGCATcgtccattttgtttttcttgtgcAGTATCACTATACTCTCCAGCTGTACTGTCATAGGATTTCTAATACAATATTTTGATACTAAAATGACACTTCCGACCATGATGCCAATTTTGAGTTTTGCGTATAGTATCATTGTAAGCATTCAGCTGATCGTGTCGAAGCAAATGTTCCCTTGCACTGACATCATGCCCCGGAAAGTGGCACCTGCTGACTACGACGTGTCTGATGAAAAAGAGAAGGAAACGTAA
- the LOC135499822 gene encoding uncharacterized protein LOC135499822 isoform X1, with protein MDEDKEFSCLYQAYLNPAFSEEKESIGLPAVETSGKELDGDPPPLPSEDMPALPLHKRQDFWAWIGNLLFFLGLAGAIWGIGNAKGWYAPSGYAHNESETSQQRFLKEPITPEPGVRGRDGVGASGRWYYWRLKPEDQNIYTHLFVWMSYVAHQLFAWTALYLAQYFKNLPSATGPRFSTNLEWYNWMGIAINIGFHLLHLLQTHTTYDALAADVAISSSQCSVIMLIIYIFIIEYRDRGYAFGWPSQYDTGCATKVRLTYGPMYLVRKYHGYAFSWGAIYTFWYHPMENTWGHVLGFAHTYMILVQGSLVFTKMHLNKYWRFILETWVTLHGSLVAYQTGGPDHVIWPMFCFGFSTMVVVTQIFTLPFWRKIPVWVRPFPALILLAVIIYCYSWIPDAQGRYFVGMIEVIFIPALLLLAPLAIWFLLWLYLKVEEKCKNRNTDSQKPKRNLASSILFFLCSITILSSCTVIGFLIQYFDTKMTLPTMMPILSFAYSIIVSIQLIVSKQMFPCTDIMPRKVAPADYDVSDEKEKET; from the exons ATGGATGAGGACAAAGAATTCTCTTGTTTGTACCAGGCGTATTTAAATCCGGCTTTTTCTGAAG AAAAAGAGAGCATAGGCCTGCCCGCAGTTGAGACATCAGGCAAGGAGCTAGACGGGGATCCACCTCCCTTACCGTCAGAAGACATGCCG GCGTTACCCCTCCACAAACGACAAGATTTCTGGGCATGGATAGGCAACTTGTTGTTTTTCCTTGGGCTAGCGGGCGCCATCTGGGGGATCGGCAATGCAAAAGGCTGGTATGCACCATCCGGGTATGCCCACAATGAAAGTGAGACGTCACAGCAGCGCTTCCTCAAAGAACCAATTACCCCGGAACCGGGAGTCAGGGGCAG GGATGGTGTCGGGGCTTCCGGAAGGTGGTACTACTGGCGACTCAAGCCTGAAGACCAGAACATCTACACCCATCTGTTCGTGTGGATGTCGTACGTTGCCCACCAGCTCTTTGCTTGGACTGCGTTATATTTGGCTCAGTATTTCAAG AACTTGCCCTCGGCTACTGGACCGCGATTTAGTACAAACCTTGAGTGGTATAACTGGATGGGTATTGCCATCAACATTGGCTTTCACCTCCTTCACCTCCTACAAACTCACACGACATACGATGCACTGGCTGCTGATGTCGCTATCAGTAGTTCTCAAT GCTCAGTTATAATGCTCATCATCTACATATTCATAATAGAATATCGCGACAGAGGCTATGCCTTCGGCTGGCCCTCCCAATACGACACTGGTTGCGCAACTAAGGTCCGGTTGACTTACGGTCCGATGTACCTTgtccgcaagtaccacggctaTGCATTCAGCTGGGGAGCCATTTATACGTTCTGGTACCATCCCATGGAAAATACTTGGGGACACGTCCTAGGTTTTGCGCACACCTACATGATTCTAGTTCAAG GAAGTTTGGTGTTTACGAAGATGCACCTGAACAAGTACTGGCGCTTCATCCTGGAGACCTGGGTGACCTTGCACGGGTCGTTGGTGGCCTACCAGACTGGCGGCCCAGATCATGTCATCTGGCCCATGTTTTGCTTCGGCTTTTCCACAATGGTTGTAGTTACTCAG ATCTTCACCTTGCCGTTCTGGCGAAAGATTCCCGTATGGGTACGTCCTTTCCCAGCACTTATACTGCTGGCCGTCATCATCTATTGCTACAGCTGGATCCCCGACGCACAAGGAAGATACTTTGTCGGGATGATTGAGGTCATATTCATCCCTGCCCTACTCCTCCTGGCTCCACTTGCAATATGGTTCCTACTCTGGCTGTATCTAAAAGTGGAAGAGAAATGTAAAAACAGGAATACAGACTCTCAGAAGCCGAAACGAAATCTAGCATcgtccattttgtttttcttgtgcAGTATCACTATACTCTCCAGCTGTACTGTCATAGGATTTCTAATACAATATTTTGATACTAAAATGACACTTCCGACCATGATGCCAATTTTGAGTTTTGCGTATAGTATCATTGTAAGCATTCAGCTGATCGTGTCGAAGCAAATGTTCCCTTGCACTGACATCATGCCCCGGAAAGTGGCACCTGCTGACTACGACGTGTCTGATGAAAAAGAGAAGGAAACGTAA